From Candidatus Eisenbacteria bacterium, the proteins below share one genomic window:
- a CDS encoding isochorismate synthase: MKDSLSGSASAPGAATQDDFRLDAVDESLLAPPCFFWESPDGECISLIGASARREFSGPDPWMEARLWLREIAGSTKLPGQPTDTTPIAFGGFSFDGGPASAWGLPAGVVMIPALQWHRDTDGHAALTTWADVQPWLGLGRGLGLGRSVGLGPRPAELGTRMEDEDLAGEWSRGDWSRAVGWALDRIQAGGVEKVVLARSREARTPVGWDAVRAFTALRETYPSCFRFLYWNDSGSVFLGASPERLVSLREGRVRADAVAGTARLGSADGSDAARALLDDPKERREHEVVAREILAALRGVCPDAAAPPEPALLRLHGLAHLRTPITATAAPGTHVLDLVSRLHPTPAVAGTPREEALKLIRVIEPRGRGWYAGPIGWMKPGGEGDFAVGIRSAFVRGDRALLYAGAGIVAGSRAEREWDECEAKLGSIEDVLFRG; the protein is encoded by the coding sequence ATGAAGGACTCGCTCTCGGGGTCCGCCTCCGCGCCCGGCGCCGCGACCCAGGACGATTTTCGTCTCGACGCCGTGGACGAAAGCCTCCTGGCGCCGCCCTGCTTCTTCTGGGAATCCCCGGACGGGGAATGCATTTCCCTGATCGGGGCCTCGGCCCGGCGCGAGTTCTCGGGCCCGGACCCGTGGATGGAAGCCCGCCTCTGGCTCCGTGAAATCGCCGGATCGACGAAGCTCCCCGGCCAACCGACCGACACAACGCCGATCGCATTCGGCGGGTTCAGCTTCGACGGCGGTCCCGCGTCGGCGTGGGGACTCCCCGCCGGCGTGGTGATGATTCCGGCCCTTCAGTGGCACCGCGACACGGACGGACATGCTGCCCTCACCACCTGGGCCGATGTCCAACCGTGGCTCGGACTCGGGCGCGGTCTCGGTCTCGGACGCAGCGTCGGGCTCGGCCCCAGGCCGGCGGAGCTGGGCACCCGGATGGAAGACGAGGACCTCGCCGGGGAGTGGTCGCGCGGAGATTGGTCGCGGGCGGTCGGGTGGGCGCTCGATCGCATTCAAGCCGGCGGCGTCGAGAAGGTAGTCCTGGCCAGAAGCCGCGAGGCGCGCACCCCTGTCGGCTGGGATGCCGTCCGGGCCTTCACGGCGCTTCGCGAGACGTATCCCTCGTGCTTCCGCTTCCTCTACTGGAACGACTCGGGTTCCGTCTTTCTTGGTGCGAGCCCGGAGCGGCTGGTGTCGCTGCGCGAGGGGCGCGTCCGCGCGGACGCGGTGGCGGGCACCGCGCGATTGGGAAGCGCCGACGGGAGTGACGCCGCTCGCGCCCTCCTGGACGATCCCAAGGAACGCCGCGAGCACGAGGTGGTCGCGAGAGAAATCTTGGCCGCGCTCCGAGGCGTTTGCCCGGACGCCGCGGCGCCGCCCGAGCCGGCCCTGCTTCGCCTTCATGGTCTCGCGCACCTGCGCACGCCGATCACGGCGACCGCAGCTCCCGGGACCCACGTGCTGGATCTCGTCTCCCGGCTCCACCCGACCCCCGCCGTCGCGGGAACGCCGCGCGAGGAGGCCCTCAAGCTCATCCGCGTGATCGAGCCGCGAGGACGCGGCTGGTACGCCGGCCCCATCGGCTGGATGAAGCCCGGGGGCGAGGGCGATTTCGCGGTGGGGATCCGGTCGGCATTCGTACGCGGCGACCGCGCGCTCCTCTACGCGGGCGCCGGGATCGTCGCCGGATCGCGGGCCGAGCGCGAATGGGACGAGTGCGAAGCGAAGCTCGGCTCGATCGAGGACGTGCTGTTTCGTGGCTGA
- a CDS encoding cytochrome C, with translation MSLQIKQGVIPLLIVVLLGLGGWAFLDAFSNVGYAPKQPVPFSHKLHAGTRKIPCLYCHSNAERSRHATVPAGNVCMNCHLVVRTDSPSIQLVTSYYQSNRPMPWVRVHRLPDYVYFSHRWHIARGIACQTCHGPIETMDVVRQVSSLKMGWCIDCHRLNKASTECNTCHM, from the coding sequence GTGTCCCTCCAGATCAAACAGGGAGTCATTCCCCTCCTCATCGTCGTCCTCCTGGGCCTCGGCGGATGGGCGTTCCTCGACGCGTTCAGCAACGTCGGGTACGCGCCGAAGCAGCCGGTGCCGTTCAGCCATAAGCTGCATGCCGGCACGCGGAAAATCCCCTGCCTCTACTGCCATTCCAACGCGGAGCGATCCCGCCACGCCACCGTCCCGGCGGGAAACGTGTGTATGAACTGCCACCTGGTGGTCCGCACCGACAGCCCTTCCATCCAGCTCGTCACGAGCTACTACCAGTCGAATAGGCCGATGCCGTGGGTGCGGGTCCACCGGCTCCCCGACTACGTCTACTTCAGCCATCGCTGGCACATTGCCAGAGGGATCGCGTGTCAAACCTGCCACGGCCCCATCGAGACGATGGATGTGGTGCGCCAAGTGTCCAGCTTGAAGATGGGTTGGTGCATCGATTGCCACCGGCTGAACAAAGCGTCCACGGAGTGCAATACATGTCACATGTGA
- a CDS encoding 4Fe-4S dicluster domain-containing protein has product MSHVNGGPDVKANEIPEPAGSAPPKHWSTLAELRGSAEVAELREREFFTPSEEEESELPSRREFLKFLGAGAAFAAAGCARKPVEKILPYVKAPEELSPGNAIYFASTCSDCPAACGTLVKTREGRPIKIEGNKSHPMSRGALCARGQSSILNLYDPDRLRGPLLVDRAKGSTSAAGWSEIDRRAAKALGEARDRGGKLVFLTGTIVSPTTLALIQSFLGAFQGAEHVVYDAVSSDALAKAQELCYGGRIIPRYRLDQADVLVTFGADPLGTFLSPVEFARDFSGRRKPEAGTMSRFIAIEPILSLTGTNADTHLRVRPDHLYPVAMALAHELLVRNPRSPLSSNAAMVAAVSPFAAESVEKSAGLEEGTLAKVADELARARGRSLVLAGPQAAPAEQAVALQVAVNLLNSALGDEGVTVDSSQPSRQAAGSEEAVLRLVERMRAGEVAALLIHGVNPAHTLPAAVGFTDGLKRVPFVASFADRVDETAAGADVIAPDTHSLESWNDHEPRPGILSLTQPTISPLYDLRPFQETLLAWGRALGKGSLAATSGTWHQYLKDGWRANVYPKANAAAPFELFWEGVLREGVLVLAKGAAATARPFRNDALQALSAAKRPEGDGSLQLVLYTPVTLYDGRNANNAWLQELPDPVSKITWDNYVSISPSRAKALGVSDYEMKADVVTIDAGHAKFDLPVHVQPGLHPDVVAIAIGYGRTAAGRVGNQVGQNGFALAVATGGRIGLTGIPVRIAKTGRIAPLACVQGHQFTEHRPIIYETTFTEFLRDPRSGNEEPEHLPSMWSRHEYKGHKWGMAVDLSACIGCSACMVACRSENNVPVVGKEIVLRGREMDWIRIDRYYSGDAENPDSVHQPMLCQHCENAPCETVCPVLATVHSSEGLNIQIYNRCVGTRYCSNNCPYKVRRFNWFDYSHPKEKSLQLVLNPDVTVRSKGVMEKCTFCVQRIRDGKEHAKALGVPVQDGDIETACMQTCPTQAIVFGDLNDPKSRAAQLAKSDRGYHVLSELNTRSSITYQTKVRNREETSS; this is encoded by the coding sequence ATGTCACATGTGAACGGGGGACCGGACGTGAAGGCGAACGAGATACCTGAGCCGGCCGGTTCCGCGCCGCCCAAGCACTGGTCGACCCTCGCCGAGCTGCGCGGCTCGGCCGAGGTCGCGGAGCTGCGCGAGCGCGAGTTCTTCACGCCGTCCGAGGAAGAGGAGAGCGAGCTCCCGTCCCGCCGGGAATTCCTGAAGTTCCTCGGCGCCGGCGCCGCCTTCGCCGCGGCGGGATGCGCGCGCAAGCCGGTCGAGAAAATTCTTCCGTACGTCAAGGCGCCGGAAGAGCTTTCTCCGGGGAACGCGATCTATTTCGCGTCCACATGCAGCGACTGCCCCGCCGCCTGCGGCACCCTCGTCAAGACCCGAGAGGGAAGGCCGATCAAGATCGAGGGGAACAAGTCGCACCCGATGAGCCGCGGCGCCCTCTGCGCGCGCGGCCAGTCATCGATCCTCAACCTCTACGATCCAGATCGCCTTCGCGGTCCGCTGCTCGTCGACCGGGCGAAGGGCTCGACATCGGCGGCCGGTTGGAGCGAGATCGACCGCCGCGCCGCGAAAGCCCTGGGCGAGGCGCGGGACCGCGGCGGCAAGCTCGTCTTCCTGACCGGGACCATCGTGAGCCCGACGACGCTCGCGCTGATCCAATCGTTCCTCGGAGCGTTCCAGGGCGCGGAGCACGTGGTCTATGACGCCGTCTCCTCCGACGCGCTCGCCAAGGCGCAGGAGCTCTGCTACGGCGGGCGGATCATCCCGCGGTATCGGCTCGACCAGGCCGACGTCCTGGTCACCTTCGGGGCGGATCCCCTCGGCACGTTCCTCTCTCCGGTCGAGTTCGCGCGCGACTTCTCGGGCCGCCGGAAGCCAGAGGCGGGAACGATGTCGCGCTTCATCGCGATCGAGCCGATCCTCTCGTTGACCGGAACCAATGCCGACACGCACCTCCGCGTTCGGCCGGATCACCTCTATCCGGTCGCGATGGCCCTGGCCCACGAGCTGCTCGTGCGTAATCCCCGCTCGCCCCTCTCCTCGAACGCGGCCATGGTCGCCGCGGTCAGCCCATTTGCGGCCGAGTCGGTGGAGAAGAGCGCGGGCCTCGAGGAAGGGACGCTCGCCAAGGTCGCGGACGAGCTGGCTCGGGCCCGCGGGAGGAGTCTCGTGCTCGCCGGACCCCAGGCCGCGCCCGCAGAGCAGGCGGTGGCGCTCCAGGTCGCGGTGAATCTGCTGAACAGCGCGCTCGGAGACGAGGGCGTCACGGTCGACAGCTCCCAGCCTTCGCGGCAGGCCGCGGGCTCGGAGGAGGCGGTGCTCCGCCTGGTGGAGCGCATGCGGGCCGGCGAGGTCGCCGCGCTCCTCATTCACGGCGTCAACCCGGCGCACACGCTCCCGGCCGCGGTCGGCTTCACCGATGGCTTGAAGCGCGTTCCGTTCGTCGCGAGCTTCGCGGATCGGGTGGACGAGACGGCGGCCGGCGCCGACGTGATCGCGCCGGACACGCACTCGCTCGAGTCGTGGAACGACCACGAGCCGCGGCCCGGAATTCTCTCGCTGACCCAGCCCACGATCTCGCCCCTCTACGATCTTCGCCCGTTCCAGGAGACGCTCCTGGCGTGGGGCCGCGCGCTCGGGAAGGGGTCGCTCGCGGCGACGTCGGGGACCTGGCACCAATACTTAAAGGACGGCTGGCGCGCCAACGTCTATCCGAAGGCGAACGCGGCGGCGCCGTTCGAGCTCTTCTGGGAGGGCGTGCTTCGGGAGGGTGTGCTGGTGCTGGCGAAGGGGGCCGCCGCGACGGCGCGGCCGTTCCGCAACGATGCGCTCCAGGCGCTCTCAGCGGCGAAGCGGCCGGAGGGCGACGGATCGCTCCAGCTTGTGCTCTACACGCCGGTAACCCTCTACGACGGCCGGAACGCGAACAACGCCTGGCTTCAAGAGCTGCCCGATCCGGTTTCCAAGATCACCTGGGACAACTATGTCTCGATCTCGCCGTCGCGCGCGAAGGCGCTCGGTGTCTCGGATTACGAGATGAAGGCGGACGTCGTCACGATCGACGCGGGCCATGCGAAGTTCGATCTGCCCGTCCACGTGCAGCCGGGGCTTCATCCCGACGTCGTGGCGATCGCGATCGGGTACGGCCGCACCGCGGCGGGCCGCGTCGGGAACCAGGTCGGCCAGAACGGCTTTGCCCTCGCGGTCGCGACGGGCGGCCGCATCGGCTTGACCGGGATTCCGGTCCGGATCGCGAAGACGGGCCGCATCGCACCGCTCGCCTGTGTGCAGGGGCACCAGTTCACCGAGCACCGGCCGATCATCTACGAGACGACGTTCACGGAATTCCTTCGCGACCCGCGTTCCGGGAACGAAGAGCCCGAGCATCTTCCCTCGATGTGGTCCCGCCACGAATACAAGGGGCACAAGTGGGGGATGGCGGTCGATCTGAGCGCGTGCATCGGCTGCAGCGCGTGCATGGTCGCGTGCCGCTCGGAGAACAACGTGCCGGTGGTCGGGAAGGAGATTGTGCTCCGCGGCCGCGAGATGGACTGGATCCGGATCGACCGCTACTACTCGGGCGACGCCGAGAATCCCGATAGCGTCCACCAGCCGATGCTCTGTCAGCACTGCGAGAACGCTCCCTGCGAGACAGTCTGCCCCGTCCTCGCGACCGTCCACTCGAGCGAAGGGCTGAACATCCAGATCTACAACCGCTGCGTCGGCACGCGGTACTGCTCCAACAACTGCCCCTACAAGGTGCGCCGGTTCAACTGGTTCGACTACAGCCACCCGAAAGAGAAATCGCTCCAGCTGGTCCTGAATCCCGACGTGACGGTCCGGAGCAAGGGCGTGATGGAGAAGTGCACCTTCTGCGTGCAGCGCATCCGGGACGGCAAGGAGCACGCGAAGGCGCTCGGCGTGCCGGTCCAGGACGGCGACATCGAGACCGCGTGCATGCAGACCTGCCCGACGCAGGCGATCGTCTTCGGTGACTTGAACGATCCGAAGAGCCGCGCGGCCCAGCTGGCGAAGAGCGACCGCGGATACCACGTGCTCTCCGAGCTCAATACGCGTTCCTCGATCACGTACCAGACCAAGGTTCGGAACCGGGAGGAGACGTCCTCGTGA
- a CDS encoding hydrogenase, with translation MLGEPPLINPKKSFSDISAEVAAPLERKPGALWKIFFGIALLLTLQWVAEIGYQMYKGIGIWGLNHPVGWAVDITSFVFWIGIGHAGTLISAILHLFRQRWRTAINRSAEAMTIFAVMTAGMFPLIHLGRTWFAYWLVPYPNWRHLWVNFRSPLVWDVFAVTTYLTISVCFWYTGLIPDFATLRDRSTGWRRAIYGIASLGWTGSERHWQHYERAYMMLAGLSTPLVLSVHSIVSFDFATSILPGWHTTIFPPYFVAGAIFSGFAMVVTLLVIMRKVFHMEEYVTLHHLENMNKIILVTGMMVGYAYATEFFVALYSGNPFEKFTFLNRATGPFAWSYWIMVSCNVLAPQVFWVRKLRRSIPMMFVVSLLVNVGMWFERFTIIVTSLHRDFIPTAWSYYKPTIFDYSVIVGSFGFFFMWFLLFCRFFPAISIAEVKGVLWNAKKAASPAPARAEEKVHV, from the coding sequence ATCCTGGGCGAGCCGCCGCTCATCAATCCCAAGAAGTCGTTCTCGGACATTTCGGCCGAGGTCGCGGCTCCGCTCGAGCGGAAGCCCGGGGCCCTCTGGAAGATCTTCTTTGGCATCGCCCTCCTTCTCACGCTCCAGTGGGTCGCCGAGATCGGCTACCAGATGTACAAGGGGATCGGGATCTGGGGGTTGAACCATCCCGTCGGGTGGGCCGTCGACATCACCAGCTTCGTCTTCTGGATCGGCATCGGGCACGCTGGGACGCTTATCTCGGCGATCCTCCACCTCTTCCGCCAGAGGTGGCGCACCGCGATCAACCGGTCCGCCGAGGCGATGACGATCTTCGCGGTCATGACGGCGGGCATGTTCCCGCTCATTCACCTGGGGCGGACCTGGTTCGCGTACTGGCTCGTGCCGTACCCCAACTGGCGCCACCTCTGGGTCAACTTCCGCTCACCGCTCGTTTGGGACGTATTCGCGGTCACGACCTACCTCACGATCTCGGTCTGCTTCTGGTACACGGGGCTGATTCCGGACTTCGCGACCCTGCGCGACCGCTCGACCGGGTGGCGCCGCGCGATCTACGGCATCGCGTCGCTGGGCTGGACGGGCTCGGAGCGGCACTGGCAGCACTACGAGCGCGCCTACATGATGCTGGCGGGCCTTTCCACGCCGCTCGTTCTCTCGGTGCACAGCATCGTTTCCTTCGATTTCGCGACCTCGATCCTTCCCGGCTGGCACACGACGATCTTCCCGCCGTACTTCGTCGCCGGGGCGATCTTCTCGGGCTTCGCGATGGTGGTCACCCTCCTCGTCATCATGCGGAAGGTGTTCCACATGGAGGAGTACGTCACGCTCCACCACCTCGAGAACATGAACAAGATCATCCTGGTCACGGGAATGATGGTCGGCTACGCGTACGCGACCGAGTTCTTCGTGGCGCTCTACAGCGGGAACCCGTTCGAGAAGTTCACGTTCCTGAACCGCGCCACCGGGCCGTTCGCGTGGTCGTACTGGATCATGGTCTCGTGCAACGTGCTCGCGCCGCAGGTCTTCTGGGTGAGAAAACTCCGCCGCAGCATCCCGATGATGTTCGTCGTCTCGCTGCTCGTGAATGTCGGAATGTGGTTCGAGCGGTTCACGATCATCGTGACGTCGCTCCACCGCGACTTCATCCCGACGGCGTGGTCGTACTACAAGCCGACGATCTTCGACTACTCGGTCATCGTGGGCTCGTTCGGGTTCTTCTTCATGTGGTTCCTGCTCTTCTGCCGCTTCTTCCCGGCGATCTCGATCGCCGAGGTGAAGGGCGTGCTCTGGAACGCGAAGAAGGCAGCCTCCCCGGCCCCGGCCCGCGCCGAGGAGAAGGTCCATGTTTAA